A stretch of Roseibium porphyridii DNA encodes these proteins:
- a CDS encoding VirB3 family type IV secretion system protein: protein MAETFEQRDVVPGFTVAVHRSLSEPILLGGAPRAIAILNGTLAGAVGLGLRLWLVGLAIWLIGHLATVWAAKRDPLFAEVGRRHLRFPAHLSV, encoded by the coding sequence ATGGCGGAGACCTTCGAACAACGTGATGTGGTGCCGGGGTTCACCGTGGCGGTGCATCGGTCGTTGAGCGAGCCGATCCTGCTCGGTGGCGCGCCCCGAGCCATTGCGATCCTGAATGGTACGCTCGCCGGCGCCGTGGGGCTCGGCCTGCGCCTTTGGTTGGTCGGCCTCGCCATCTGGCTGATTGGGCATCTTGCCACTGTCTGGGCCGCCAAGCGCGATCCTCTCTTTGCTGAAGTTGGACGCCGGCACCTGCGTTTTCCCGCGCATCTGAGCGTGTGA
- the trbJ gene encoding P-type conjugative transfer protein TrbJ codes for MTFRRSRALVAAAALLTVPTLGTVAFAPPAHSWRVVFDPSNYAQNVLTAARTLEQINNQIVQLQNEAQMLINQARNLASLPYSALQQLQQSVQRTQQLLQEAQNIAFDVQQIDQLFQQQYGNIDLSASEQQLVAGARSRWQNTVGGLQDALRVQAGVVGNIETNRAQMSALIGQSQGATGALQTAQAGNQLLALQAQQLSDLTAVVAANGRAIALSEAERTAAVEQGRIQRQRFLTPGFGYQPGNARMFNN; via the coding sequence ATGACGTTCCGCCGATCCCGCGCGCTTGTCGCTGCCGCCGCACTTCTCACCGTTCCCACATTGGGCACTGTCGCCTTTGCCCCACCCGCACATTCCTGGCGGGTCGTGTTCGATCCGTCGAACTATGCTCAGAATGTGCTGACGGCGGCTAGGACGTTGGAGCAGATCAACAACCAGATCGTCCAGCTTCAGAACGAAGCGCAGATGCTGATCAACCAGGCGCGCAATCTGGCGAGTCTTCCCTATTCGGCTTTGCAGCAGCTCCAGCAGTCCGTGCAGAGGACACAGCAGCTTTTGCAGGAAGCCCAGAACATCGCCTTCGACGTCCAGCAGATCGATCAGCTGTTCCAGCAGCAATACGGCAACATCGACCTGAGCGCGAGCGAACAGCAGCTGGTCGCCGGCGCGCGCAGCCGCTGGCAGAACACGGTCGGTGGGCTGCAGGACGCCTTGCGCGTGCAGGCCGGTGTCGTCGGCAATATCGAGACCAATCGGGCTCAGATGTCCGCGCTGATCGGACAGAGCCAGGGCGCGACCGGTGCGCTCCAGACCGCCCAAGCAGGCAATCAGCTCCTGGCGCTCCAGGCCCAGCAGCTTTCCGACCTCACGGCAGTGGTCGCCGCCAATGGCCGGGCGATCGCCTTGAGTGAAGCGGAACGAACGGCCGCCGTCGAACAGGGCCGCATCCAGCGGCAGCGTTTCCTGACGCCGGGCTTCGGCTACCAGCCGGGCAACGCACGCATGTTCAACAACTGA
- the trbB gene encoding P-type conjugative transfer ATPase TrbB translates to MATIHQDPEGHARSARMLRTALGSAITRLLEDPAVIEVMLNPDGRVWIDRLSEGLSDTDEWVSPADGDRIVRLVAHHVGMEVHSAAPHVSAELPATGERFEGLLPPVVTAPSFAIRKPAVAVFTLEDYVAAGIMTSAQAETLRLGVAARANILVAGGTSTGKTTLTNALLAEVARTSDRVILIEDTRELQCTAPNLVAMRTKDGVASLSDLVRSSLRLRPDRISIGEVRGPEALDLLKAWGTGHPGGIGTIHAGSAIGALRRLEQLIQEAVVTVPRALIAETVDLIAVLAGRGSQRRLVEFARVEGLDSDGDYRISPAVPAAPSHSGDPS, encoded by the coding sequence ATGGCAACAATACATCAAGATCCGGAAGGACATGCGCGTAGCGCACGAATGCTCCGCACTGCGCTCGGGTCGGCGATCACGCGTCTTCTGGAAGATCCTGCCGTGATCGAGGTGATGCTGAACCCGGACGGACGGGTCTGGATTGACCGCCTCTCCGAAGGCCTGTCGGACACTGATGAGTGGGTGTCGCCGGCCGACGGCGATCGCATCGTACGCCTCGTCGCACACCATGTCGGGATGGAAGTTCATAGCGCTGCGCCGCACGTTTCGGCCGAACTCCCAGCGACGGGGGAACGGTTCGAGGGGCTTCTGCCGCCCGTTGTCACCGCTCCGAGCTTCGCCATCCGCAAACCTGCCGTCGCTGTTTTTACCCTTGAGGACTACGTTGCCGCCGGGATCATGACGTCGGCACAGGCCGAGACACTCCGCTTAGGCGTCGCGGCACGCGCCAATATTCTCGTTGCCGGGGGAACCAGTACCGGCAAGACCACCTTGACCAATGCCCTGCTGGCTGAAGTCGCCAGGACCTCCGATCGCGTGATCCTCATCGAGGACACACGCGAGCTTCAATGCACCGCCCCCAACCTCGTCGCCATGCGCACGAAGGACGGCGTCGCCTCCCTATCCGATCTCGTCCGATCGTCGCTGCGTCTGCGCCCGGACCGTATTTCGATCGGTGAGGTGCGCGGGCCTGAGGCTCTGGACCTCCTGAAGGCCTGGGGAACGGGTCATCCCGGCGGCATCGGCACGATCCACGCCGGATCCGCCATCGGGGCCTTGCGCCGGCTCGAACAACTCATCCAGGAAGCCGTCGTCACCGTTCCACGGGCTTTGATCGCGGAGACGGTCGACCTCATCGCCGTCCTCGCCGGCCGCGGCTCTCAGCGGCGGCTCGTGGAGTTCGCCCGCGTTGAGGGCCTCGATTCTGACGGTGACTACCGCATTTCCCCCGCCGTTCCCGCAGCTCCCTCCCATTCAGGAGATCCTTCATGA
- a CDS encoding TrbC/VirB2 family protein produces MIRTILRSRHPIATAVAVLHISLLAVPAAHAAGSSMPWEAPLQSILESIEGPVAKIVAVIIIIVTGLSLAFGDTSGGFRRLIQIVFGLSIAFAASSFFLSFFSFGGGALI; encoded by the coding sequence ATGATCCGAACCATCCTTCGGTCGCGCCATCCCATCGCGACTGCCGTCGCTGTGCTTCATATCAGCCTGCTCGCGGTTCCTGCTGCGCACGCTGCCGGGTCTTCCATGCCCTGGGAGGCGCCGCTTCAGTCGATCCTGGAATCCATCGAGGGTCCGGTTGCCAAGATCGTCGCGGTGATCATCATCATCGTGACGGGACTGTCGCTGGCCTTCGGGGATACCTCTGGCGGGTTTCGACGGCTGATCCAGATCGTCTTCGGTCTCTCGATCGCCTTCGCCGCCAGTTCCTTCTTCCTGTCGTTTTTTTCCTTCGGCGGCGGGGCGCTGATCTGA
- the trbE gene encoding conjugal transfer protein TrbE, with product MMNLSEYRTRNSRLADYLPWAALVEKGVVLNKDGSFQRTARFRGPDLDSAVPAELVAVTGRLNNAFRRLGSGWAIFVEAQRHAANHYPDSTFPDAASALVDAERKASFEEASAHFESSYFLTFTYLPPAEEAARAEHWLFEGRETIGLNPQEVLTGFIDRTDRILQLIDAFMPECEWLDDAGMLTYLHSTVSTNRQRVRVPETPVYLDALLADQPLAGGLEPRLGDKHLRVLTISGFPSVTTPGLLDDLNRLAFPYRWSTRAILMDKTDATKLLARIRRQWFAKRKSLAAILKEVMTNEQSALADTDAANKAADADLALQELGADHAGIAYVTATVTVWDIDSKIADEKVRLVEKVIQGRDFTCLPETINAVDAWLGSLPGHVYANVRQPPVSTLNLAHMIPSSAVCAGPERDEHLSSPPLLYGKTEGSTPFRFSLHVGDVGHTLVVGPTGAGKSVLLALMALQFRRYRNSRVFAFDFGGSIRAACLAMDGDWHDLGGGLTEDSSVSLQPFARIDAAAERSWSADWIAAILMREGVTVNPDVKEHIWTALTSLVSAPAEERTLTGLSVLLQSNDLKQALRPYCIGGAHGRLLDAESEHLGSGRVQAFETEGLIGSGAAPAVLAYLFHRIDDRLDGSPTLIIIDEGWLALDDEGFKGQLREWLKTLRKKNASVVFATQSLSDIDGSAIAPAIIESCPTRLLLPNERAIEPQIAGIYGRFGLNDRQVEILARATPKRDYYCQSRRGNRLFELGLSEVALALCATSSKTDQTAIAHIFADHGREGFLDAWLRHRGLRWAADLIPDLTNLETSS from the coding sequence ATGATGAACCTCTCCGAATACCGAACGCGCAACAGCCGCCTTGCCGATTATCTGCCGTGGGCTGCCCTGGTCGAGAAAGGTGTGGTGCTCAACAAGGACGGCAGTTTCCAGCGCACGGCCCGATTCCGCGGGCCGGATCTCGACAGCGCCGTTCCGGCCGAACTTGTCGCCGTCACCGGCCGTCTCAACAATGCCTTCCGACGTCTCGGGTCCGGATGGGCGATCTTTGTCGAAGCACAGCGTCATGCCGCCAATCACTACCCTGACAGTACGTTTCCGGATGCGGCTTCCGCACTGGTCGATGCAGAACGCAAGGCAAGTTTTGAAGAAGCGAGTGCGCATTTTGAATCGAGCTATTTCCTGACCTTCACCTATTTGCCGCCGGCCGAGGAGGCCGCCCGTGCGGAACACTGGCTGTTCGAAGGCCGGGAGACCATTGGCCTCAACCCGCAGGAGGTGCTGACCGGTTTCATCGATCGGACCGACCGCATCCTTCAGCTGATCGATGCTTTCATGCCGGAATGCGAATGGCTCGATGATGCCGGGATGCTGACCTACCTGCATTCGACGGTCTCGACCAATCGGCAGAGAGTCCGCGTGCCGGAGACGCCGGTTTATCTGGATGCGCTTCTCGCAGACCAGCCGCTTGCCGGCGGTCTGGAGCCACGGCTCGGAGACAAGCATCTGCGAGTCCTGACCATTTCAGGGTTTCCGTCTGTAACGACTCCGGGCCTGCTCGATGATCTCAACCGGCTGGCCTTTCCCTATCGCTGGTCGACCCGGGCGATCCTGATGGACAAGACGGATGCAACAAAACTCCTGGCCCGGATCCGCCGCCAGTGGTTCGCCAAGCGCAAATCCTTAGCTGCGATCCTGAAGGAGGTGATGACCAACGAGCAATCCGCGCTCGCCGACACCGATGCGGCGAACAAGGCGGCCGATGCAGACCTGGCGCTTCAGGAACTCGGCGCGGACCATGCCGGCATTGCTTATGTCACGGCGACCGTCACGGTCTGGGATATCGACAGCAAGATTGCGGACGAGAAGGTGCGGCTTGTCGAGAAGGTCATCCAGGGCCGTGATTTCACATGTCTGCCGGAAACGATCAACGCGGTGGATGCCTGGCTCGGCAGCTTGCCGGGGCACGTCTATGCCAATGTCCGCCAGCCACCGGTCTCCACCCTCAATCTCGCCCACATGATCCCCTCAAGTGCGGTGTGTGCGGGGCCGGAGCGGGACGAGCATCTTTCGTCTCCTCCCTTGCTCTACGGCAAGACGGAAGGCTCGACCCCGTTCCGGTTTTCCCTTCATGTCGGCGATGTCGGCCACACGCTGGTCGTCGGGCCGACTGGCGCAGGCAAGTCCGTCCTTTTGGCGCTGATGGCGCTGCAGTTCCGGCGCTACAGGAACTCCCGGGTGTTCGCCTTCGATTTCGGGGGATCGATCCGCGCAGCGTGCCTCGCCATGGATGGCGACTGGCATGATCTCGGTGGCGGCCTCACCGAAGACAGCAGCGTGTCGCTGCAGCCGTTTGCCCGGATCGATGCCGCCGCCGAGCGCTCCTGGTCCGCCGACTGGATCGCCGCCATCCTCATGCGTGAAGGCGTCACCGTCAACCCGGACGTCAAGGAGCATATCTGGACGGCGCTGACGTCACTTGTCTCAGCACCCGCAGAAGAGCGGACCCTCACGGGGCTTTCCGTGCTGCTTCAGTCCAACGATCTCAAACAGGCCCTGCGTCCCTACTGCATCGGCGGTGCCCATGGCCGCCTGCTCGATGCGGAAAGCGAGCACTTGGGGTCAGGCCGTGTCCAGGCCTTCGAGACCGAGGGTCTGATCGGCAGCGGCGCGGCGCCTGCCGTGCTCGCCTATCTGTTCCACCGGATCGACGATCGCCTCGATGGATCGCCCACCCTCATCATCATCGATGAAGGCTGGCTGGCGCTCGACGACGAGGGGTTCAAGGGCCAGCTTCGGGAATGGCTGAAGACCCTTCGAAAGAAGAACGCCTCCGTCGTCTTCGCCACGCAGTCCCTGTCCGATATCGATGGCTCGGCCATTGCACCCGCGATCATCGAGAGCTGCCCGACACGTCTCCTGCTGCCGAACGAGCGCGCAATCGAACCGCAGATTGCTGGCATCTATGGCCGCTTCGGTCTCAACGACCGCCAGGTCGAGATCCTCGCTCGGGCAACGCCAAAGCGTGACTACTACTGCCAGTCCCGGCGCGGCAACCGGCTCTTTGAACTGGGCCTTTCCGAAGTCGCGCTGGCTCTTTGTGCGACCTCCTCGAAGACCGATCAGACAGCTATCGCCCACATCTTCGCGGACCACGGACGTGAAGGTTTCCTCGATGCCTGGCTGCGGCACCGTGGCCTTCGCTGGGCGGCCGATCTCATCCCCGACCTCACAAACCTGGAGACCTCCTCATGA